In the Topomyia yanbarensis strain Yona2022 chromosome 3, ASM3024719v1, whole genome shotgun sequence genome, one interval contains:
- the LOC131689855 gene encoding UPF0046 protein T07D4.2, with protein sequence MEIDIHPLTENPTLAWKEISKTQRVIKINTKPPNSVVPNNKVRVVCMSDTHSLTHHIKFDIPEGDIFIHAGDFTRCGKLDEVIDFNNWLGKLPHKHKIVIAGNHELSFDHTFTHPFQNANSSCCKKMGSNILDEIPTLGNSKESLAEAVKTQNIRQYLSNCTYLQDECIELYGLKIYGTPWQPEFCKWAFNVKRGKDCLEKWEQIPESLDVLITHTPPVGHGDLCCSGVRAGCVELLTTV encoded by the exons ATGGAGATAGATATACATCCCCTGACAGAGAATCCTACATTAGCATGGaaagaaatttcaaaaactCAGCGTGTCATAAAAATCAACACCAAACCACCCAATTCAGTTGTTCCGAACAACAAAGTCCGGGTTGTTTGTATGTCCGATACGCACTCTCTCACTCATCACATAAAATTCGATATACCGGAAGGGGACATATTTATACACGCAGGGGATTTTACTCGTTGCGGCAAGCTAGACGAAGTGATCGATTTCAACAACTGGCTAG GCAAATTGCCACATAAACACAAGATAGTTATTGCTGGTAACCACGAACTGAGCTTTGATCATACTTTCACTCATCCATTTCAAAATGCGAACAGCTCTTGCTGCAAAAAGATGGGCAGTAACATACTTGATGAGATTCCCACTTTGGGAAACTCAAAAGAAAGCCTGGCGGAAGCAGTGAAGACGCAAAACATTCGACAGTACCTGAGCAACTGTACCTACTTACAGGATGAATGTATTGAGTTGTATGGTTTGAAAATCTACGGAACACCCTGGCAGCCGGAGTTCTGTAAGTGGGCTTTTAACGTCAAGCGTGGCAAAGATTGTCTTGAAAAATGGGAACAAATTCCGGAAAGCCTTGATGTCCTGATTACCCATACGCCTCCAGTCGGCCACGGCGATCTCTGTTGTTCCGGGGTTCGGGCAGGTTGCGTCGAATTGCTAACGACAGTATAA
- the LOC131690494 gene encoding tubulin alpha-8 chain-like: protein MREVISIHVGQAGCQIGNACWPLFSLEHGVLADGTLNPHQNVDENMTTFFHDTRSGRVVPRNMFIDLEDSVINEIKTGTYRHLYHPLYMVTGKEDAANNYARGHYTVGKQISEQVSTTLRKLTEQCDGLQGFLVFRSFGGGTGSGFSSLLMQQIAMDYGKKCKLEFAVYPAPMISTAVVEPYNSVLTTHTTMDSSDCCFMIDNEATYDICSKNLQIGRPDYNHLNTLVAQVVSSVTASLRFKGTMNVDLNEFQTNLVPYPRVHFPLVSYAPLLSASKAQHECSSISEITHAAFSQPNTLVKCDPRTGKYMACCLLYRGDVVPKDINNAIAVIKAKRHITFVDWCPTGFKIGINQQAPSVLPGGDLAKPKRAVCMLSNSTAISGAWERLNQKFDLMYRKRAFVHWYVGEGMEEGEFAEAREDLAALERDYEEVSTDTADGGVSEDDEY from the exons ATG CGTGAAGTCATCTCAATACACGTCGGTCAGGCTGGTTGCCAAATAGGTAACGCTTGTTGGCCACTGTTTTCCCTGGAACATGGTGTACTCGCCGATGGAACGTTAAATCCGCATCAAAACGTAGACGAGAACATGACAACATTTTTCCATGACACCCGCTCGGGGCGTGTGGTGCCACGCAACATGTTTATCGACTTGGAAGATTCCGTGATCAACGAAATCAAGACTGGAACTTACCGGCATCTGTACCATCCGTTATACATGGTCACCGGAAAGGAGGATGCTGCCAACAACTATGCTAGGGGGCACTATACAGTGGGTAAGCAAATCAGCGAACAGGTTTCCACTACCCTACGGAAACTCACAGAACAATGCGATGGACTTCAAGGGTTTCTGGTCTTTCGATCATTTGGAGGAGGAACAGGTTCAGGATTCTCATCACTGCTGATGCAACAGATTGCCATGGATTACGGCAAGAAATGCAAGCTAGAGTTTGCGGTTTATCCAGCACCGATGATCTCAACTGCCGTTGTAGAACCTTATAACAGCGTCCTAACCACTCACACAACCATGGATTCCTCTGACTGTTGTTTTATGATTGACAATGAAGCTACCTATGATATATGTtcgaaaaatttacaaattggtAGACCTGATTACAATCACTTGAATACATTGGTTGCGCAAGTCGTTTCATCGGTAACAGCATCATTGCGGTTCAAGGGAACCATGAACGTCGATTTAAATGAATTCCAAACTAACCTCGTTCCCTATCCACGGGTTCACTTTCCGCTAGTATCATACGCACCGCTACTATCGGCATCAAAAGCTCAACACGAATGTTCATCTATATCAGAAATTACTCATGCTGCATTCAGCCAACCGAATACCTTGGTCAAATGTGATCCTCGCACCGGTAAATACATGGCCTGCTGTTTACTGTACCGCGGCGACGTGGTCCCAAAAGACATCAACAACGCTATCGCCGTAATCAAAGCCAAGCGCCACATTACCTTTGTCGATTGGTGCCCCACGGGATTCAAAATCGGCATAAATCAGCAGGCTCCCTCCGTTCTACCCGGTGGAGATTTAGCCAAACCAAAACGAGCCGTTTGTATGCTGTCCAATTCAACCGCGATTTCCGGTGCATGGGAGAGATTGAACCAAAAGTTTGACCTCATGTACCGGAAGAGAGCTTTTGTCCACTGGTATGTCGGAGAGGGCATGGAAGAGGGTGAATTTGCCGAAGCGCGAGAAGATTTAGCTGCCTTGGAAAGGGACTACGAGGAAGTTTCAACCGACACCGCTGATGGTGGGGTCAGCGAGGATGATGAATATTAA
- the LOC131689851 gene encoding tubulin alpha-8 chain-like: MREVLSINVGQAGCQIGNACWQLFTLEHGVQADGTVSEKIQVDENMAAFFHNTGSGKVVPRNIFIDLEESVIDEMKNGSYKYLYHPLYMITGKEDAANNYARGQYTVGKQIIEHVCNSIQKLAEQCDGLQGVLVFHSFGGGTGSGFTSLLMQRLAADYGKKCKLEFAVYPSPKISTAVVEPYNCVLSTSTTMPNSDCCFIMDNEAIYDICSKGLEIERPDYTHLNSLVAQAVSSATASLRFKGTMNVDLNEFQTNLVPFPRVHYPLVSYAPLLSACKAQHEFSSVSEITNACFETSSMMVKCDPRHGKYMACCMLYRGDVVPKDINTAIAAIKSKRHITFVDWCPTGFKIGINQQAPSVLPGGNLAKPKRAVCMLSNTTAISDAWARVNQQFDLMYQKRAFVHWYVGEGMEEGEFTEAREDLAMLERDYEEVAGDSVDLEEVGSDNEF; encoded by the exons ATG CGAGAGGTGCTCTCGATCAACGTCGGTCAGGCGGGATGTCAAATCGGAAATGCTTGCTGGCAGTTATTCACCCTGGAACACGGCGTCCAGGCCGATGGTACCGTTAGTGAGAAGATTCAGGTCGATGAAAACATGGCAGCGTTCTTCCATAATACGGGCTCTGGGAAGGTGGTGCCTCGGAACATCTTCATAGATCTGGAGGAATCGGTCATAGATGAAATGAAGAATGGTTCGTACAAGTACCTGTACCATCCGTTGTACATGATTACGGGGAAAGAAGACGCTGCCAATAACTATGCTAGAGGACAATATACTGTGGGGAAGCAAATTATCGAACATGTTTGTAACTCCATTCAAAAACTAGCAGAACAGTGCGATGGATTGCAGGGAGTGTTAGTATTTCATTCGTTCGGTGGTGGCACAGGGTCAGGATTCACTTCGTTACTGATGCAACGATTGGCTGCAGATTATGGAAAAAAGTGCAAACTGGAGTTTGCCGTTTATCCATCGCCGAAAATTTCAACGGCTGTTGTGGAACCTTACAATTGTGTATTGTCGACTAGTACTACAATGCCGAACTCAGATTGTTGCTTTATCATGGATAATGAAGCGATCTACGATATCTGCTCGAAAGGTTTAGAAATTGAACGGCCAGATTACACCCATTTGAATTCTCTGGTGGCACAGGCCGTTTCTTCGGCAACAGCGTCGCTTCGCTTCAAGGGAACGATGAATGTTGATTTGAACGAATTCCAGACAAACCTGGTACCATTTCCTCGTGTTCATTACCCATTAGTATCCTATGCGCCATTACTGTCAGCATGCAAAGCACAACACGAATTCTCTTCAGTATCGGAGATAACTAATGCTTGTTTTGAGACTAGCAGCATGATGGTTAAGTGTGATCCTCGTCACGGAAAATACATGGCGTGCTGCATGCTGTACCGTGGAGACGTGGTTCCGAAGGACATCAACACTGCAATTGCCGCTATCAAAAGCAAACGACACATAACGTTCGTAGATTGGTGTCCAACTGGTTTCAAGATTGGTATCAACCAACAAGCTCCTTCGGTTCTTCCGGGTGGTAATTTGGCCAAACCAAAAAGAGCAGTATGTATGCTGTCCAATACAACCGCTATATCTGATGCTTGGGCTCGCGTAAACCAACAGTTCGATTTAATGTATCAAAAGCGGGCCTTCGTGCACTGGTACGTTGGTGAAGGTATGGAAGAAGGCGAATTTACCGAGGCTCGGGAAGATCTCGCAATGTTGGAACGAGACTATGAGGAAGTCGCAGGAGATAGCGTGGATTTGGAAGAAGTTGGATCGGATaatgaattttaa